In the Solibacillus sp. FSL K6-1523 genome, one interval contains:
- a CDS encoding response regulator transcription factor, whose product MIKVVIADDHEMVRIGVSSYLSAQPDIEVIGEATNGQEAVEKVLELRPDLVLMDNVMPIKNGAQATAEILQQWPEAKVMMVTSFIDDDKLYPALEAGAVSYILKTSNARQIADAIRKTMTGETVLEPEATTKVMARMRGTNAALHDHLTEREMEVLLCMAAGKANQEIAEQLFIALKTVKTHVSNILSKLEVQDRTQAVVYAFQNGLVK is encoded by the coding sequence ATGATTAAAGTCGTCATAGCGGATGATCATGAAATGGTGCGAATTGGTGTTTCTTCTTATCTATCAGCGCAACCGGATATTGAAGTGATTGGTGAAGCAACAAACGGTCAAGAAGCAGTCGAAAAAGTGCTCGAATTACGCCCCGATTTAGTGCTAATGGACAATGTGATGCCGATTAAAAACGGTGCACAAGCTACAGCTGAAATTTTACAACAATGGCCTGAAGCAAAAGTAATGATGGTCACAAGTTTTATCGATGATGATAAGCTTTACCCCGCGCTAGAGGCTGGTGCTGTAAGTTATATTTTAAAAACATCGAATGCCCGCCAAATTGCGGATGCCATTCGCAAAACGATGACAGGTGAAACCGTATTAGAACCAGAAGCAACGACAAAAGTAATGGCTCGCATGCGTGGTACAAATGCAGCCCTCCATGACCATTTAACAGAACGCGAAATGGAAGTACTGTTATGTATGGCTGCCGGCAAAGCCAATCAAGAAATTGCCGAACAATTATTTATCGCCTTAAAAACAGTGAAAACCCATGTCAGTAATATTTTAAGTAAATTAGAAGTCCAAGATCGCACACAAGCAGTCGTTTATGCATTTCAGAATGGGCTTGTGAAATAA
- a CDS encoding sensor histidine kinase: MIAFISRLFTLFITFSITLFTILFLILGEPTEENWRFLWEDLVPPNQVPIIAIMLAILFALSFVISLWMGFSLLLKESTTTRYVRKIAEPNFSQTIGKSNSSLNKAMRVANELIETQRASLQRLATEKVQTNDAIVQERLLAERQRLARELHDSVSQQLFAASMLLSALTEQEQDPKSQKQLGQVEKVVQQAQLEMRALLLHLRPVALRNKTLAEGLEDLILELQEKVYFNIDYQIEEIALSKTEEDHLFRIAQEALSNTLRHAKANEVELLFIARDQLAILRIQDNGLGFDVDGDKTSSYGLRNIAERAVEIGCTYKIVSVPNEGTIVEVKVPLKMEVSLQKEVQEND, translated from the coding sequence ATGATTGCATTTATCAGCCGACTGTTCACATTATTCATCACCTTTTCTATTACGCTATTTACAATACTATTTTTGATTTTAGGAGAACCAACAGAAGAAAATTGGCGATTTTTATGGGAAGATCTTGTACCTCCCAATCAAGTACCGATCATTGCCATTATGCTCGCCATTTTATTTGCACTTAGCTTTGTCATCTCGCTTTGGATGGGCTTTTCTTTACTATTAAAAGAAAGTACAACAACGCGCTACGTAAGAAAAATTGCTGAGCCGAATTTCTCTCAAACAATTGGAAAGTCAAACAGTTCACTTAATAAGGCAATGCGTGTTGCCAATGAATTAATTGAAACGCAGCGTGCTTCATTACAACGTTTAGCAACAGAAAAAGTACAAACGAATGATGCCATCGTACAAGAACGTCTCCTTGCCGAACGACAACGTCTCGCGCGTGAGCTTCATGACTCGGTCTCTCAGCAACTTTTTGCGGCCTCGATGCTACTTTCTGCTTTAACAGAACAAGAACAAGATCCAAAATCACAAAAACAGCTCGGTCAGGTGGAAAAAGTTGTCCAGCAAGCACAACTTGAAATGCGTGCCCTTCTTTTACACCTTCGCCCTGTCGCCTTGCGCAATAAAACATTAGCAGAAGGTCTTGAAGATTTAATTTTAGAATTACAAGAAAAAGTGTATTTCAATATTGACTACCAAATTGAAGAAATTGCTTTATCTAAAACCGAGGAAGATCACCTTTTTCGCATCGCACAAGAAGCACTTTCGAACACGCTTCGTCATGCTAAAGCGAATGAGGTCGAATTATTATTTATTGCCCGCGATCAATTAGCTATTTTACGCATTCAGGATAATGGCTTAGGCTTTGATGTAGATGGAGACAAAACCTCATCATACGGCTTACGTAATATTGCGGAACGTGCCGTGGAAATTGGTTGCACGTATAAAATTGTTTCCGTACCGAATGAGGGAACGATTGTCGAGGTGAAAGTCCCTTTGAAAATGGAAGTGAGTTTACAAAAGGAGGTGCAGGAAAATGATTAA
- the liaF gene encoding cell wall-active antibiotics response protein LiaF, with protein MSKISSDQLAVIAISFVLVILVELTLFNNGSVFLLIAGLALVVYSFKKKKTKQIPLWLGVTLLFLAIITLWTLRLLIIGVLVFVLYKYLTKKEEQIEIFKHPLNEKLQPNTLIGTTPAETEAFQWRDIQIQRFIGDITLDVTQTILPPGKSIISIQQSLGKVRVIVPYEVTVKLHYSTLYGEVTCFDHHPKRLINEQLAFEHGDSDAKRVLVIYITSWIGDVEVQRG; from the coding sequence ATGTCAAAAATTTCATCCGACCAGCTTGCGGTTATTGCGATTAGTTTTGTGTTAGTTATTTTAGTTGAATTGACACTCTTTAATAATGGGAGTGTTTTCTTATTAATTGCTGGTTTGGCACTTGTTGTTTATAGTTTCAAAAAGAAAAAAACAAAACAAATTCCTCTTTGGCTCGGTGTTACTTTATTATTTCTTGCCATTATCACTTTATGGACACTTCGACTTCTTATAATTGGCGTTCTCGTTTTTGTCCTCTATAAATATTTAACGAAAAAAGAGGAACAAATTGAAATCTTTAAACATCCACTCAATGAGAAGCTTCAGCCAAATACATTAATCGGGACTACTCCAGCTGAAACCGAAGCATTTCAATGGCGAGATATTCAAATTCAACGTTTTATCGGTGATATTACTTTAGATGTGACGCAAACCATTTTACCTCCTGGGAAATCCATTATATCGATTCAACAATCTTTAGGTAAAGTTCGTGTCATTGTCCCTTACGAAGTGACCGTTAAACTCCATTACTCAACACTTTACGGAGAAGTCACTTGTTTTGACCATCATCCAAAACGCCTCATCAATGAGCAATTAGCCTTTGAACATGGGGATTCAGATGCTAAACGAGTGCTTGTCATTTATATTACTTCTTGGATTGGGGATGTGGAGGTGCAACGAGGATGA
- a CDS encoding PspA/IM30 family protein gives MKNLLTKFKYSIQADLHDLFDKKVEKNPLSMLNQYIREAEKQTEQTGKLLTRQAQLKKELEAQLIQTDEMLEKREKQLALATTTEEAELIAFANDEVIAYGTRKQALLASMDVANEEYFALERKFETMKHKIKDMKVRQLQLMGKENVVRAHHQMDKVLTANKTENFDELSTYIDDLAQNIDRKYEVTTFEARLAQLEKEQKVIELS, from the coding sequence ATGAAAAACTTATTAACAAAATTTAAATATTCAATTCAAGCAGATTTACATGATTTATTTGATAAAAAGGTTGAAAAAAATCCTCTTTCCATGTTAAATCAGTATATCCGAGAAGCTGAAAAACAAACCGAACAAACTGGCAAACTTTTAACGCGTCAAGCACAGCTGAAAAAAGAGTTGGAAGCTCAGCTTATTCAAACAGATGAAATGCTTGAAAAACGCGAAAAACAACTAGCACTTGCTACAACAACTGAAGAAGCGGAATTAATCGCTTTTGCAAATGATGAAGTGATCGCTTATGGAACACGAAAACAAGCGTTACTTGCAAGCATGGACGTGGCAAATGAAGAATATTTTGCACTTGAACGCAAGTTTGAAACGATGAAGCATAAAATTAAAGATATGAAAGTACGTCAACTTCAATTAATGGGCAAGGAAAATGTTGTACGTGCCCATCACCAAATGGACAAAGTATTAACGGCAAATAAAACGGAAAACTTCGATGAGTTATCAACTTATATTGATGATTTAGCACAAAATATTGACCGTAAATATGAAGTCACAACGTTTGAAGCTCGTTTAGCACAATTAGAAAAAGAACAAAAAGTTATCGAGCTTTCTTAA
- a CDS encoding lmo0954 family membrane protein, which yields MKKLFLYTAGFIAALFALVLLAPVAGLLVSGLLLAAGLHYYTESKSTFGKVMSLVLALAGLISALSNIPGFIGLVAIGILYYIYKSRKNEKVEIFAAQPKEEDPFTNFEREWAKLNN from the coding sequence ATGAAAAAACTATTTTTATACACAGCAGGTTTCATCGCAGCACTTTTTGCACTTGTGTTACTTGCACCCGTTGCAGGACTTCTAGTTTCCGGCTTATTATTAGCAGCTGGTTTACATTACTACACAGAAAGTAAATCGACTTTCGGGAAAGTAATGAGCTTAGTGTTAGCACTTGCAGGATTAATTAGCGCATTATCGAACATTCCAGGATTTATCGGATTAGTTGCAATCGGTATTCTTTATTACATTTACAAATCTCGTAAAAATGAAAAAGTAGAAATTTTTGCAGCACAACCAAAAGAAGAAGATCCTTTCACAAACTTTGAGCGTGAATGGGCAAAATTAAACAACTAA
- a CDS encoding YneF family protein encodes MTWAWILGIIVALIAGVAIGFYAARQYMMKYLKENPPINEQMIRMMMAQMGRKPSEKQVRQMMSQMNKFQDK; translated from the coding sequence ATGACATGGGCATGGATTTTAGGGATTATAGTAGCATTAATCGCAGGTGTAGCAATTGGTTTCTACGCTGCTCGTCAATATATGATGAAGTATTTAAAAGAGAATCCACCAATTAATGAACAAATGATTCGTATGATGATGGCACAAATGGGACGTAAACCGTCTGAAAAGCAAGTACGTCAAATGATGTCACAAATGAACAAGTTCCAAGACAAATAA
- a CDS encoding transporter substrate-binding domain-containing protein, producing MKKIVTSLALATLVLAACGGKDEAKNTNKLQQIEEEGVIQIGLEGTFPPFSYHNEAGDLTGFEYEIAAQIAEDLGVKAQFVETKWDSLIAGLDTDKYDFVINNVSITDERKEKYDFSIPYMESVAVLAVNKDNTDITKIEDLDGKKAAQTITSNFAKDAEGLGAEIVPVTDLTSSIELVTQGRADGTIHDRVTFLTYLKEQPSAKLKIVDGSTSSSDIALILNKDNEEFRKKVDEIIQMRSEDGTFAAISEKYFGENIISNN from the coding sequence ATGAAAAAAATAGTAACATCTTTAGCATTGGCAACATTAGTACTTGCGGCATGCGGAGGGAAAGACGAAGCAAAGAATACAAATAAGTTGCAGCAAATTGAAGAGGAGGGAGTCATTCAAATTGGCTTAGAAGGTACGTTCCCACCCTTTAGTTACCACAATGAAGCAGGTGATTTAACAGGTTTCGAATATGAAATTGCTGCACAAATTGCAGAAGACTTAGGCGTGAAGGCGCAATTTGTTGAAACAAAATGGGATTCACTCATTGCGGGTTTAGATACGGATAAATATGATTTTGTCATTAATAATGTTTCGATTACTGATGAACGAAAAGAAAAATATGATTTCTCGATTCCTTACATGGAGTCAGTAGCCGTACTCGCTGTCAACAAAGACAATACGGATATTACGAAAATTGAAGACTTAGATGGAAAAAAAGCGGCTCAAACGATTACGAGTAATTTTGCGAAAGATGCGGAAGGCTTGGGGGCAGAAATCGTACCGGTAACAGATTTAACAAGCTCGATTGAATTAGTTACACAAGGGCGTGCAGATGGGACGATTCATGATCGCGTAACATTTTTAACGTATTTAAAAGAACAGCCTAGTGCGAAATTAAAAATTGTAGATGGTTCAACCAGTTCATCTGACATTGCGTTAATTTTAAATAAGGACAACGAAGAGTTCCGCAAAAAGGTAGATGAAATCATTCAAATGCGCTCAGAGGATGGCACGTTTGCGGCGATTTCAGAAAAATATTTTGGAGAAAATATTATTTCGAATAACTAA
- a CDS encoding amino acid ABC transporter permease, whose product MSREMQIALDSIWPILKAGLIVTIPLSLIAFAIALVVAVITALARISNYKILRGIFGVYVWIFRGTPVLVQLFIVFFGFPKAGITLDAWTAAIITFSLNTGAYASESIRASILAIPKGQWEAAESLGMTYWQVLRRVIAPQTIRISLPPITNDFIDLVKGTSLVASVTLADMFMIGQQITARTYEPLLIYSLCAVIYLVFISVLMFLQGRLEKYASKYV is encoded by the coding sequence ATGAGTAGGGAAATGCAAATAGCACTTGATTCTATTTGGCCGATTTTGAAAGCGGGGCTTATTGTAACAATCCCGCTTTCGCTTATTGCATTTGCGATTGCCTTAGTAGTGGCAGTAATAACCGCTTTGGCTCGTATATCAAACTATAAAATTTTACGTGGTATTTTTGGAGTTTATGTGTGGATTTTCCGTGGAACGCCAGTGCTAGTGCAATTATTCATCGTGTTTTTCGGGTTTCCAAAAGCAGGTATAACGTTAGATGCATGGACAGCCGCGATTATTACATTTTCTTTAAACACTGGCGCATATGCTTCGGAATCCATTCGCGCTTCGATTTTAGCGATTCCAAAAGGGCAATGGGAAGCAGCCGAATCGTTGGGAATGACCTATTGGCAAGTATTGCGCCGTGTCATTGCACCTCAAACAATTCGTATTTCATTGCCTCCTATTACGAATGACTTTATTGATTTAGTAAAAGGAACATCGCTTGTTGCTAGTGTAACGCTTGCGGATATGTTTATGATTGGTCAACAAATTACAGCCCGTACATATGAGCCTTTACTTATTTATTCATTATGTGCTGTTATTTATTTAGTTTTTATTAGTGTGTTGATGTTTTTACAAGGTAGGCTTGAAAAATATGCATCTAAATATGTGTAA